The following proteins are co-located in the Fimbriimonadia bacterium genome:
- a CDS encoding RHS repeat-associated core domain-containing protein: MSGSVRTREVSGARAAVADAGVSLDIFVRHSGDREGVMPPPLAAEAPACRYLPPLSDGPPPQAAEASHWFGIGLVSSNADWPLFDAQGNTRKVTANNQSVSGTFVYDAFGNTTYSSGSASLMNRYCGNWGYRDDGDAGLLHVGARYYDPTTGRFTTRDALLTEHPYVYCDGDPVNKVDPSGHREAKPFPTGEAIGGLGGGFVGMYGGAFVISGGAGAVVGGGLLGSAAGVIILGWGGLIVGTAGAMYGGYCVGDWFTSTPAGDWLTGLLGDVIVIVEGRGGRPKGPGAPGTWIGPNIRLCP; encoded by the coding sequence ATGAGCGGTTCAGTTCGGACTAGGGAGGTCTCGGGGGCCCGGGCCGCAGTGGCGGATGCTGGGGTCTCCCTCGACATCTTCGTGCGCCACAGCGGTGACCGCGAGGGTGTGATGCCTCCGCCGCTTGCGGCGGAGGCTCCTGCATGTCGATACCTGCCGCCGCTCTCCGATGGGCCTCCACCGCAAGCGGCGGAGGCATCACACTGGTTCGGGATTGGGTTGGTTAGCAGCAACGCGGACTGGCCGTTGTTCGATGCGCAGGGTAACACCCGGAAGGTGACGGCAAACAACCAGAGTGTTAGTGGCACCTTCGTCTACGACGCCTTCGGAAACACGACGTATTCGAGCGGTAGCGCCTCGCTGATGAACAGATACTGCGGCAACTGGGGCTACCGCGACGACGGGGATGCGGGTTTGCTGCATGTGGGCGCCCGCTACTACGATCCTACCACGGGCCGCTTCACCACCCGCGACGCGCTCCTCACCGAACACCCCTACGTCTACTGCGACGGGGATCCAGTGAACAAGGTGGATCCGAGCGGACATCGCGAAGCCAAGCCGTTTCCCACTGGTGAGGCCATCGGAGGTCTCGGCGGTGGGTTCGTCGGCATGTACGGCGGTGCGTTCGTAATATCTGGCGGCGCAGGTGCGGTAGTTGGCGGTGGGCTGCTGGGAAGTGCAGCCGGCGTGATCATTCTGGGTTGGGGCGGATTGATCGTCGGTACAGCGGGTGCAATGTACGGCGGGTATTGCGTAGGAGACTGGTTCACTAGTACGCCTGCCGGGGATTGGCTCACGGGCCTGTTGGGCGACGTGATCGTCATCGTTGAGGGTCGGGGGGGCCGGCCAAAAGGTCCTGGTGCGCCAGGGACGTGGATCGGGCCCAACATACGCCTATGCCCCTAG
- a CDS encoding tetratricopeptide repeat protein: protein MALCGTMAIGAIVGVLLHNYGVGHEQILVAPTHIVRPDLPSTSSLEEQIRGSQASDSLLFDYALALYRDKRYEEAADVARRLTEKRPSIPAGYMVQAYSLTAQGKHRFAAEVVRDMLRQRPSDPKLLSEAYELLGDTSRWRRRYREAEQYYRTALQHDNSNVYAHLGLSITYERLGQHNDMRQSALAAVTYARTQFLKSAGYYYLARSYEASGDRRRCYEAYHRAVSADPSGEYATLARNRLH from the coding sequence GTGGCGCTATGTGGAACTATGGCCATCGGGGCAATCGTTGGAGTGCTACTCCATAACTACGGCGTGGGGCACGAACAGATACTGGTAGCGCCAACGCACATCGTCAGACCTGACCTGCCGAGCACTTCGTCACTGGAGGAGCAGATCCGCGGTTCGCAGGCTAGCGACAGCCTGCTGTTTGACTACGCCCTAGCTCTTTACCGGGACAAGCGCTACGAAGAAGCTGCAGATGTTGCCAGGCGACTGACCGAGAAACGGCCGAGCATTCCCGCCGGGTACATGGTCCAGGCGTACTCATTGACCGCACAGGGCAAGCATCGGTTCGCCGCAGAAGTAGTCCGTGATATGTTGAGGCAGCGACCCTCGGACCCCAAGCTCCTTTCCGAAGCGTATGAGCTTCTGGGTGATACTTCGCGATGGCGGAGGCGCTACAGGGAAGCTGAGCAATACTATCGTACAGCATTGCAGCATGACAACAGCAATGTTTATGCCCACCTAGGCCTCAGCATCACGTACGAGCGACTTGGGCAGCATAACGACATGAGGCAGAGTGCACTTGCTGCGGTAACGTACGCACGGACACAGTTCCTGAAGTCGGCAGGCTACTACTACCTTGCCCGTTCCTATGAGGCGAGCGGTGATCGCAGGCGCTGCTATGAGGCTTATCATCGAGCTGTATCCGCTGACCCGTCTGGCGAGTACGCAACGCTAGCACGCAATCGCCTCCATTAG
- a CDS encoding sugar phosphate isomerase/epimerase, whose translation MKLLVFRALWGMEGAPQDMVRCIAEAGYDGVEGIPQGVGRADWTAMLGDHGLKMIAQIFTDTAEDFAAELARAVEYGPLRVNVHSGRDCMSRDEGCAYFERALREEERHGIPVAHETHRGRLFFTPWDTAYYLQRFPTLRVCADFSHWVTVCERMPNDQAEALRLACERAVHIHGRVGMEEGPQVPHPAAPEYERYVLWHEKQWDAIRAAHEARGDEVLTFTPEFGPPGYMHTLPFTDVPVADLWEVCLWSAHRLRERWSDIG comes from the coding sequence ATGAAGTTACTGGTGTTCCGCGCGCTCTGGGGCATGGAAGGGGCGCCACAAGACATGGTTAGGTGCATCGCCGAGGCCGGCTATGACGGTGTGGAGGGCATTCCGCAAGGCGTCGGTCGGGCCGATTGGACGGCGATGCTGGGCGACCACGGGCTGAAGATGATCGCCCAGATCTTCACCGATACCGCCGAGGACTTCGCCGCCGAACTGGCGCGCGCGGTCGAGTACGGGCCGCTTCGCGTGAACGTGCACAGCGGACGCGACTGCATGTCCCGAGACGAGGGCTGTGCGTATTTCGAGCGTGCCCTGCGCGAGGAGGAACGGCACGGCATCCCCGTGGCGCACGAGACGCACCGCGGGAGGCTGTTCTTCACGCCCTGGGACACGGCCTACTACCTGCAGCGGTTCCCGACGCTGCGAGTGTGTGCGGACTTCAGCCACTGGGTAACGGTGTGCGAGCGCATGCCGAACGACCAGGCCGAAGCGCTCCGGCTCGCGTGCGAGCGCGCGGTCCACATCCACGGACGCGTGGGCATGGAGGAAGGCCCGCAGGTGCCTCACCCCGCAGCGCCCGAGTACGAGCGGTACGTGCTGTGGCACGAAAAGCAGTGGGACGCGATCCGTGCGGCGCACGAGGCTCGGGGCGATGAGGTGCTTACCTTCACGCCGGAGTTCGGACCGCCTGGCTACATGCACACGCTTCCTTTCACGGACGTTCCGGTCGCGGACCTTTGGGAGGTATGCCTCTGGAGCGCCCACCGCCTCCGCGAGCGTTGGTCGGACATCGGCTAG